The DNA window GGCTGGCCGAGCGCGATGCCGAGCTTGCCCGGCTGACGGCGATGGCGCGGCATGCGCAGGGGCTGGGCCTCGAGGTGCATGCGGGCCATGGGCTGACCTATGAGACGGTGGCCCCGGTGGCGGCCCTGCCCGAGATCCGCGAGCTCAATATCGGGCATTTCCTGATCGGCGAGGCGGTCTTCCTCGGGCTCGGCGCCTCGATCGCGGAGATGCGCCGCCGGATGGAGGCCGCGCGCGGCTAGATCTGCGGCCCCCGCACCCGCGTTGCTGCCCGGCGTTCCGTGCCCCCCCCGGCCGGGGGGCTCCGGCCATAAGGCGTTGGCCGGAAGGCGCGACGCCTGGACCCGGGCGTCCGGAGCCGCCGAACCCGGCGCCCGAGGGCGTCGGTCCGTGCGGCGATAAGGTTCCCACGGCGATGACGAGAGCCGGGATGTCCCCTCCCTGCCGCCCGCAGCTCCGAAGATCGTCGGCGCGACCCGGGGCCTGCCCGGGCGTCCCTGGTCATGGCCGGCGGTCCTTCTGCCCGGCCCGGTCGTCTCGCAGCGCTCAGTCGCCGTCGCGGAAATCGAGGCCCATCTCGGAATAACGTTCGGATTCCTCAAGCCAGTTCGGGCGCACCTTCACATGCAGGAACAGATGCACGGGACGGCCGAGGAATTCGGCGATCTCGGCCCGGGCGGCCTGACCGACGGCCTTCGCGGTCTCGCCCTTGTGGCCCAGCACGATCCCCTTGTGGCCGTCGCGCGCGACATAGATCACCTGGTCGATCCGGGTCGAGCCGTCCTTGCGGTCCTCCCAGTTCTCGGTCTCGACGGTCAGCTCGTAGGGAAGTTCCTGATGCAGCCTCAGCGTCAGCTTCTCGCGGGTCATCTCGGCCGCGATCATCCGCATCGGCAGATCGGCGATCTGGTCCTCGGGGTAGAGCCACGGCCCCTCGGGCAGGGTCTCGGCCAGCCAGCCGCGCAGGTCGTCGACCCCGTGGCCCTTCTCGGCCGAGATCATGAAGGTGCGCGCGAAGGGATAGGCCGCGTTCAGATCGGCCGACAGCGCCAGCAGCGCCTCGGCCTTGACCCGGTCGATCTTGTTGATGGCGAGCGCCACGGTCTGGCCCCCGGCGGCGCGCTCGTGCAGCGCCTCGAGAATGGCGTCGACGCCTTCGGTGCGGCCGCGATGGGCCTCGATCAGCAGCACCACGATATCGGCATCGGCGGCGCCGCCCCAGGCGGCGGCGACCATCGCCCGGTCGAGCCGCCGCCGCGGGCGGAACAGGCCTGGCGTGTCGACGAAGACGATCTGTGCCTCGCCCTCCATCGCCACGCCACGGATCCGGGCGCGGGTGGTCTGCACCTTGTGGGTGACGATCGAGACCTTGGCCCCGACCATCCGGTTCAGCAGGGTGGACTTGCCCGCATTCGGTTCTCCGATCAGGGCGACGAATCCGCTGCGTGTGCTCATGCGTGTAAACCTCCGGCTCAGGCCCGGGCTTTACGCGATAAGTGCTCCCGGCGCCAGCCGGATGCGGGCAAGGGGGCGTCAGTCCTCGCCGGCGCCCGGTCCCGAGACCTGCTTGGCGCTGTAGGCCGGTTCACCCAGACGCCCGAGCAGCGCCAGCTGGGTGTCGAGCCAGCCCTTGTGGCCCTCTTCGTCCAGCACGATCTTCTCGAACAGCGTCCGGCTGCCGATATCGCCCACCTCCATCGCACGCTGGGCGGCCTTTCTGTAGACGTCGATCGCCTCCTGCTCGTCGGCGGCATCCATCTCGAACATCTGTTCGAGGCTCTCGGCCCGCACCGGCTGTTTCTGAAACCGGATCTCGGGCGTGCCGCCGAGGAAGATGATCCGTTCCATGAAGAGGTCGGAATGGCCGATTTCCTCCTGCATCTCCTCGCGCATCTTGGCGGCCAGCAGATCGAGCCCCCAATCGTCGAGCACCTGCGCATGCAGCTGGTACTGATGGCCTGCGGTCATCTCCATCTCGAGCGCGGTCTGAAGGTCCTTGATGGTCTGGTCATTCGACATGAGGTCAGCCTTTCCTGTCATGGTTGCCGGGGCTGGGCGCGCCCCGCCTTCGAGACGCATGTAGGACGGATCGGCGCGCCCGCAGCCGTGCAGGTTGTCGCAGCAGGGCTTAGGGCCGCTCGAACCGTGGCCGAACCGGTCCGAGCGCTCAGATGGCAGGCAGTCGCCCGGTCTGCTGCCCGGTTTTCGTGCGGCAGCGGCATGAGGGAAGGGTCAGGACGGCGCGCGGCGCAGTGACGCCAGCAGCGCGGCCGCGGCGGTCTGTTCGGCCTGGCGCTTGGCGCCGGCGGTGGCGGTGGCTTCCTCGCCGGTTTCAAGCCGCGCGGCGATGGTGAAGACGGGCGCGTGATCGGGGCCTTCGCGGGCGATCTCGACATAGCGCGGCGGCTGCTGACCACGGGCCTGGGCCCATTCCTGCAGCGCGGTCTTGGCATCGCGGGCATCGGGCTCGACCTGCTCGATCCGCGCGCCCCAGAGCCGCAGCACCATGTCCCGCGCGGTCTCGAAACCGGCATCGCGATAGACCGCGGCGATCACCGCCTCCATCGCATCGGCCAGAAGCGCCTCCTTGCGCCGTCCGCCCGACATCATCTCGGAGCGGCCGAGCTTGAGCACGTCGCCAAGCCCGATCTCGCGGGCCACATCGGCGCAGGCCTCGCGGCGCACCAGCGCGTTGAAGCGGGGCGCGAGCTGGCCCTCCGAGGCCGCCTTGTCGGCCTTCAGCAGCGCCTCGGCCATGACGAGGCCCAGCACCCGGTCGCCGAGGAATTCCAGCCGCTGGTTGTCGGGCCGGGTCGGGCTCGACAGCGAGGAATGGGTGACGGCGCGCAGCAGAAGCTCGGGCCGGGCGAAGTCATGGCCCAGCCGCTGCGAGAAGGCGATCAGATCTGCAGCAAGTCTCACGGTTCAGTCGATTGCCTTGAAGAACCGGTCGGCGCGCCAGGTCCAGATGAAGAACAGCGACCGCCCGGCCGACGAGAACATGATCCGGTCGGCCCGGCCGATCAGGTTTTCGGCGGGCACGAAGCCGACGCCGCCATTGGCCTGGGCATAGCGGCTGTCGCGGCTGTTGTCGCGGTTGTCGCCCAGCACGAAATATTCGCCCTCGGGCACGGTATAGACCGGCGTGGTGTCGCGCGCGCCGCGGTCGGTGATGTTCAGGATGCCATGGCTGACGCCATTGGGCAGGGTCTCGATCGAGCGTGCCTTCATGCAGGTGCCGCCGATGCCGACCGGCGCGTTCTCGCATTCCGGATAATAGCCCATCGGCCCCTGCTTCTCGTAGGGCTCCTTGAAGATCCCGGCGGGTTCGACCTCGACCGGGGAGCCGTTGATGTAAAGCACGCCCTCGCGCATCTGCACGGTGTCGCCGGGCAGGCCGACAAGCCGCTTGATATAGTCCGAATTGCTGACCGGGTGGCGGAACACGACGACATCGCCGCGCTCGGGCTCCGAGCTCAGGAGCCGGCCCGAGAAGGGACACAGGCCGAAGGGGCAGGAATAGCGCGAATAGCCATAGGCCATCTTGTTGACGAAGAGGAAATCGCCGATCAGCAGCGTGTCCTTCATGCTGCCCGACGGAATCCAGAACGGCTGGAAGAACAGCGTCCGGAACAGGCCCGCGATCAGCAATGCCCAGAAGATCGTCTTGACCGTCTCCCAGAGACCGCCGCCCGCCTTTTCGTCCGTCTTCGCCATATGCCCGGTCCTGCCTTGTAGCTGCGCCGCCAGACGGCGCCGGAAAATGCCCCCGCTTCATGGGCGCGCGGCTGCGGGCTGTCAAGGCAGCGGGGCCGGAGGGCTTGCGCGCGGATCCGGCCATGACCGCCGGCAAGATGCAGGCGCCGTCGCTCCGGCGGATGCAGAGGAAACCTCGATGCCGCTGCCGCCCGGAGGCTTCGGAAAAACGGTGGAAGCCTTCTGTCGAACGCCCGATGACATCTGCCATGGTCGCGCCAGTGCGAGGCCGGCCGGGAGCGGGGTTCGAACCTCCCTGTCAGCGCCAGGCCGGGGCCCGGTCCTGTTGCGCCGACCCTGCCGGATGCGGCAGTCCAGGAGTGGCGGTGCACAGGTGGCGGTGCGCTGGCGGATTATCGCCTGCGGGAGGCCGGCGGTTTTGCGCGCGCCTCGATCACCACGAAGGCCTGCGCCCAGGGGTGGTCGTCGGTCAGCGAGACATGAACGATCGCCTCATGGCCTGGCGGGGTCAGCTCGGCCAGACGCTCGGCCGCCCAGCCGGTCAGTGCCATCACCGGCTGGCCGGTCGGCAGGTTGGTGACTGCCATGTCCTTCCAGGAAATGCCCATTCTCAGCCCGGTGCCCAGCGCCTTCGAGCAGGCCTCCTTGGCGGCCCAGCGCTTGGCATAGGTTCCGGCAGCGTCGGCCCGGTGCTCGGCCTTGGCCTGCTCGGCCTCGGTGAAGACGCGGGTCCGGAACCGGTCGCCGAATCGTTCAAGCGTCGCGGCGATGCGGTCGATATTGGCCAGATCGGTGCCGATGCCGAGGATCATCGCGTCGGCCTCCGCTCCGCGCGGACGCCGCGCGGCCGCAGGCTGCGCGGCCCGGCCCAACCGGAGGCGCCGCGGCAGCGGCAAGGACGGGCGGGAGCGCCCCCGCCACCGGCGGAACGGGCTTTCGGAACGGGCGGAACGCAGCGCATGGGGCCTCCGGATCGGTTGCTCTGCCCGGATGTACGCCACCCGGCCCGGTCAGGCAAATGCCGCCCTGTCACCCCGGCGCTGGCCTCTCCGGGCCGGGTGGCGCCGGGCGCGGGTCGGGAAGGTGGCCTCCAGCCGGTCCCCCGTTCCGCCCCCGCGGGGGCCGGGCCGGCCCCCCGCCAATGCGTGCCGAGGGCTCCCCTGAAGCCATGCGGCGCAAAGCTCGCACGGGGCGTCGTTGGCGGGTCTGCACGCGCCCGTTGACGCAGGGCGGGTGCGGCCCTAAATGCAGCGGCGGGCAGGGTCGGCGCCGCCTTCGGGACAGAGCCTCCCGAAAGCGCCTCGGCCCGGCCGAAATCCGAGCCCGAAACCGAGGGAGGCACAATGGCTGCCCCCGGCGATACGGCCCCTTTTTGGACTTTGCAGATGATGGCGGCGAGAGGTCTTTCCTCCGGCGACCTGATCGTGGATCGGCGGTTCGATTTCGCCGAGGGGCTGGCCCTCGGCGGCGATCTGTCGGCGGCGATCGAGGTGCTGGGCGAGGCGATGGAGCGGGTGCCCGGCTGGGCGGCCGGCTGGTTTCGACTGGGGGAATGGCATGAGGCGGCGGGCGCGCCCGAGCGGGCGGCCGAGGCCTGGGACCGCGCGCTCGCGGCCGATCCGCAGGACCTGCTGGGCGCCGGGCTCAAGCGCGACCTGGTGCGGGCGGCGCCGGTGGCCGAGACCATGCCGGCGGCCTTCGTCGAGGCGCTGTTCGACGATTACGCGCCGCGCTTCGACCGGGCGCTGGTCGAGCGGCTCGATTATTGCGCGCCCGAACTCCTGCGCCGGGCGCTGGACGGGCGGCGTTTCGGCCGGGCGATGGATCTGGGCTGCGGCACCGGGCTGGCGGGGGCGGCGTTCCGCGACATCTGCGAGCGTCTCGAAGGCATCGACATCTCGGCCGGCATGCTGGCGCAGGCCGAGGCCAAGGGGCTCTATGACCGGCTTACGAAAGGCGATCTCGCCGCGCTCGAGATCGGTCCCGAGCGCTACGACCTGATCATTGCCGCCGATGTCTTCGTCTATCTCGGCGCTCTCGAGCGTATCCTCGGCTGGTGCGCGGGCTCGCTGGCGCCCGGGGGCGTGCTGGCCTTCACCGTCGAGGCGGCGGCGCCGGGCGAGGGGCCGCTGGCGCTGCGCGAAAGCCGCCGCTTCGCCCATGCGCCCGATCATCTGCGGCCGGTGCTGGCCGCGGCGGGGTTCGGGGCGGTCCGGCTCGACCGGGCGGCCCTGCGCAGCGATCGCGGCGCCGTGATCGAGGGCTTCGTCGTCATCGCCACCGATCTGGTGCGAACCCCCGACCGGCAGGGCGACGGCGAGGATGTGGCGCTGGCCTGAGGCGGGACTGTGCATGAGCGCGCAGGGCTCTGTTCCCGCATCGCCCTCTTGCCCGGTCGCGGCCGATGCCTACGTCCGAGCCAACCCCTTCGAATGTCAAAGGACATTTTCAATGACCCAGCCCAAGCTCTTTACTTCCTTCGCCGCCGGCGACATCGCGCTGGCGAACCGTGTCGTGATGGCGCCTCTGACCCGCAACCGTGCCGAACGCGAGACGCTGGCGCCGACCGATCTTCATGTCACCTATTACAGCCAGCGGGCCGGGGCCGGGCTGATCGTGACCGAGGGCGCGCAGATCTCGCCCGAGGGGCAGGGCTATCTCGACACGCCCGGCATCTATTCCGATCTGCAGGTCGAGCGCTGGCGCAAGGTCACCGACGCCGTGCATGCGGCGGGCGGACGCATCGTGATCCAGCTCTGGCATGTCGGGCGGGTGTCGCATGTCTCGCTTCTGCCCGGCGGTCAGGCCCCGGTCGCGCCCTCCGCGGTCCCGGCCGACGGGGTCAAGACCTTCACCGCCGAGGGCTTTACCGGGGTGTCGGCGCCGCGTGCGCTCGAGACCTCCGAGATTTCCCGCATCCTCGGCGATTACCGCAAGGCCGCCGCGAATGCGATGGCGGCGGGATTTGACGGGGTCGAGATCCACGGCGCCAACGGCTATCTGATCGACCAGTTCCTGCGCGACGGCACCAACCGCCGGACCGACGGTTATGGCGGCCCGATCGAGAATCGCTGCAGGTTCCTGTTCGAGGTGGTCGAGACCGTGGCGGACGAGATCGGCGCGGGCCGTACCGGGCTGCGGCTGAGCCCGTTCTCGAACGCGAACGGCATTTCCGACAGCGACCCCTTCGCGGTGTTCTCGCAGGCGATTTCGGACCTGAACCGCTTTGGCCTCGCCTTCCTGCACATGGTCGAGGGCCAGACCGGCGGGCCGCGCGACTGGCCCGAGGGCCGCGGCATCCCCGAGCTGCGGGCGCTGTTCGAAGGCCCCTATATCGCCAATAACGGCTATGACCGGGCCTCGGCGATCGACGCGGTCGAAAGCGGTGCGGCCGACATGGTGGCCTTCGGCCGTCCGTTCATCTCGAACCCCGATCTGGTCGCGCGGCTGCGGCAGGGCGCCGGGCTGGCCGAGCCGAACCGGGAGACCATGTATGGCGGCGGCGCCGAGGGGCTGATCGATTATCCCGCGCTCGACGCGGCCCGCCCGGCCTGACCGGGTCTGGCAGGGGGCCGCGTCCGGCACGGCCCCCGACATATCGCCGATCAGGCGGCGGCGCGGCGGCGGCGCAGGGCGGCGAGCCCGCCCAGACCCGCCAGCATCAGCGGCAGCGTCGCCGGAACCGGCACCTCGGCGGCTTCGTAGCGTTGCAGCACTTCGACGCCCCGCAGGGGGTAATCGGTGAAGAAGCCGTCCATCCCGGCCTCGATCCAGGGCAGGAACATCTCCCAGGCGGCCTCGTCCGTCCTGGGCCGGAAGGTCCAGCCATGCACGCTCAGCCCAAGCTCATGCGCGGCGGCGATGAAGGCGGCATCGAGATCGTAGCCGAGATAAAGCCCCAGCCCGTCCGCGAACCCGGCGAGATCCTCGAGCGCGGTGACCTCGCCGGTGGTCGCGTCATAGACACCGAAGCCGTCGCCCAGATCCAGCGCATAGCCGAGCGCGGCGATCGCATTGTCCATGCCGGCCTCGGTCTGAAGCGCGGCGAGCTGGCGCGCGCCCTCATGGCTGAAGGTCTGCACGAAGGTGTTCGGCACCGAGCCGTCGAAGCCGTTGGACTTCATCTCCTGAAGGATCTGCCGGTTCATCGCCAGGCTGTTGGGGGTCTTGGCCTCGGGATAGATGCCGATCTGGGCGCCCGTCGCGGCGTTATGCGCGGCGACCAGATCCATCACCTCCTGAAAGGTCGGCACCTTGTAGGGATCGGCCATCGAGGGCGCGAAACCCGGATAGTCGGTCGAGGCGGTGGCGCCGGTGGGCTCGACCGTCAGCGACTTGATTTCGGCCAGGGTGAAATCCGACACCCGGTAATCGCCGTTCCGCGGAGAGAACAGCGCTTCGACATTGGTGGTGCGGGCCAGCGTCGCATCATGCATGGCGACCAGAACGCCGTCGGCGGTCATCTGCAGGTCGGGTTCGATCACGTCGGCGCCCATTTCGAGGGCGAGTTCATAGCCGCCAAGCGTATGTTCGGGCAGGTAGCCGCTGGCGCCGCGATGGGCGATGATCAGCGGCGCGTTTCCGTCGAGGGTGTTGTAAAGGCTGGCGGCCCCGGCGGGCACGGTCGAGATCAGCCCCAGGGAGAGGGTCGCGAGAATGCGTTTCATGTCGAAGATCCTGTTCGTCGCGTTGAATGACTTCGGGTGTGATTTGGATGTGGCTCCGGCCTTATGCGGAGATTGAAACGCCCGGGTCACCGTCTTGCGACAGCCGGATGAAAATGCGCCGGGGCGGTTGAGGGGGGCGATTGGCGCCGGCCAATGCGGGAGGCTCTCCGGCCCCCGACTCGGGCGCGCTGCGGGTCGATCTTGCCCCCATGTATCTGTCATGTCGCATGGGATCCCGTGTCCCTCTCCGAGGCCGTGTCCAGTCGGGCGCGGCGCTTTCCGGGGGCGACTGGCGCGGCCGGTTTCGGGCTCCCGGATATCCTGTTGCCGCAGGGCGGAGATACTGTTGAAAAAGTCTCTGAACGGGCGAGACCGGGCAGATCAGCAGAACAACCTCCCGCGAAGCCCCTCCTGAGCAAATGCGTTTTGCCAAGGGGCGGTCTGCAGGGGCAATATTCCAAGATTTCGAGTCATTTTTCGGTTCGCAGAGTTTTTCAACACAATCCGGAGCGGACGGCGCGTGGCACCCGAGGAGACGGCGAGGCCGGGGCCCCGGGGCTCAGTCGTCTGTCCATTCCCAGGGGCGGGTGAAATTGCCCAGAAGATGCACGACCGCCTCGTCCTCCACCGGTCCCTGGCGTTCCAGCCGGGCGACGAGGCCGCGCTTGCGGTCCTCGACCACCTCGCGCACCCGCACCATATGGCCCGCCTCGGCCAGCGCCGCGTCATAGACCCGCTGGATCGCCCGCTTGCGCAGCCCGGGCTTGAACACCTTGCCGACGGCGGTCTTGGGCAATTCGTCGAGGATCTCGATATGCTTCGGGATCGCGGCGCGCTCGTGGATATGTACGCGGGCATGGGCCATCAGATCCTCGGGCGTGACGCTGGCTCCGTCGACGAGCTCGACATAGGCGCAGGGCAGCTCGCCCGAAAAGCTGTCGGGCTGGCCGATGGCGCCGGCGAAGGCCACGTCGTGATGGGACAGCAGCGCCTCCTCGATCTCGGCCGGGTCGATATTGTGCCCGCCCCGGATGATCACGTCCTTGGCGCGGCCGGTGATGAACAGATAGCCATCCTCGTCGATCCGGCCCAGATCGCCGGTGCGCAGGAAGTAGCCATCGGCGAACAGGCCGAGATTCTTCGCCTCTTCGGTATAGGTCGAGCCCGGCACCACCCCGGGGTTGGAGATGCAGATCTCGCCGACCTCGTCGGTCTCGCATTCGCGCTGCACAGTCCCGTCGCCGTCGCATTTCAGGATGCGGATCTCGGTATAGGGGAAGGGCAGCCCGACCGAGCCGATCTTCTTTTGCGAATCCGGCGGGTTGATCGAGACGAGGCAGGTGGCCTCGGTCAGCCCGTAGCCCTCGCAGATGGTGACGCCGGTCGCGGCCTCGAAGCGGTTGTAAAGCTCGACCGGCAGCGGTGCCGAGCCCGAGAAGGCATAGCGGAGCGTCGAGACATCGGCATCGACCTTGCGCTGCATCAGCGCGGCGATGGCGGTGGGCACGGTGATGACGAAGGTCACGCCCCAACGCTCGATCAGCTTCCAGAAATTGTCGAACACGCCCTCGCCGCGATAGCCCGCAGGCGTCGGCATCACGAAATGCGCCCCGGCCGCGACAACCGACATCAGCACCGGATACGCGGCGAAGACGTGAAACAGCGGCAAAGGACAGATCAGCGTGTCATTCTCGCGGAACAGAAGCCTGTGGCCCAGCCAGCCATTGTAGATCATGCCCGACACGCGGTGCTGGGCGACCTTGGGCATGCCGGTGGTGCCGCCGGTATGGAAATAGGCGGCGAAGCGGTCCTCCTCGGGGTCGTCGAAGCTCAGCCGGTCGGCGGGTTCGGCCGCCAGCGCGCGGTGAAAATCCAGCACGTCGGCATGGTAGTGGCCGGGCGATTTCCTGCGGATCAGCGGCACGATCAGCCGCTTGACCCCGGTCAGGTAGCGGACCAGATCGACCTCCAGCACGGTCTGTACCCTGGGAGCGTGCCGCACCGCCTCGGAGACCTTCTCTGCGACATCGGTCTTGGGGAAGGATTTCAGCGTGACCACGACCTTGGCCCCGGTCTCGCGCAGGATCGCGGCGATCTGCTCGGCCTCGAGCAGCGGGTTGATCGGGTTGACGATCCCCGCCACTGCGCCGCCCAGGAAGCAGACCGCGGTTTCGTTGCAGTTGGGCAGGATATAGGCCACCACGTCATCCGGGCCGATCCCGAGGCGGCGGAACAGGTTCGCGGCCTGGGTGATGCGGCCCCGGAACTCGGTCCAGGTCAGCGTCTCGGCCGGATCCTTCGGGCCGGACAGGATCTGGAAGGACACTGCCGGGCGGTCGGGAAAGGCCGCCGCGGTGCGCGTGACGAAGGAATAGATGGTCTTCGGCCGGTCGCGTTCGTTCCACGGCGCCTCGGCGGCAATGGCCAGCCAGTCGCTCCTGGCGGCCTCCATGCTCATGCTGTTCAAGATGTCGTCCTCCCATGCGGCCCGTTGTGATCGGGCCTGCTCTCCCATGGCGCGGAAGGATGGGGCGAAATGCCGCCCTCCGCAAGATGCCCGTGCTGCGGCAACTCGGCGTCCGATCCGGGGCCGTCCGACCGGCAGCAGCCTCATTCTGCCTGTCCGCGACGCTCTGTTCCTTGTCTCCGGTGCCTTGCCGAAGGTGCGGCCCCGGGTCGGACGGGCCGGCGAGATCCGGCTCAGGCGGCGGTCTCGACCCCGGCGGTGAACTGAAGCCTTGCAAGGCGCGCGTAAAGCCCGCCCTCGGCCACCAGCGCGTCATGGGTGCCCTCGGCCACGATCCGGCCGCGGTCCAGCACGACGATCCGGTCGGCCTTCTTCACCGTGGCCAGCCGGTGGGCGATGATGATCGTGGTCCGGGTCGCGGCCATCCGGTCCACGGCTTCCTGCACCGCGCGTTCGGATTCCGCGTCGAGCGCCGAGGTCGCCTCGTCCAGAAGCAGCACCGGCGCGTCGCGCAGGATGGCGCGGGCGATGGCGATGCGCTGTTTTTGTCCGCCCGACAGCATCAGCCCGCGCTCGCCCACCTCGGTGTCGTAGCCCTGCGGCAGCGCGCTCAGGAAATCATGCGCGGCGGCAGCGCGGGCGGCGGCCTCGACCTCGGCATCGGAGGCGCCGGGACGGCCGAAACGGATGTTCTCGCGGGCGCTGGCAGCGAAGATCGCCGGGTCCTGCGGCACCAGCGCCAGACGGCTGCGGAAGGCCTCGCGGCCCAGGCTGCGCAGATCGGCGCCGTCGAACAGCACGCGGCCCTGCTGCGGGTCGTAGAAGCGCAGGATCATCTGCATGACCGTGGTCTTGCCCGCCCCCGAGGGCCCGACCAGCGCCACCGTCTCGCCGGGGCGGACGGTCAGGTCTATGCCGTTCAGCGCCGGGCTGTCGGGCCGGGTCGGATAGGAGAAGCGCACATTCTCGAAGCGGATCTCGCCCTGCGCGGGTTCGGGCAGGGGCGCCGGGGCCTCGGGATCGGTCACGCTGTCCTGCGCGGTCAGCAGCTCGACCAGCCGCTCGGTGGCGCCCGCGGCGCGCTGCAATTCGCCCCAGATCTCGGTCATCGCCGCGACCGCGCCCGCGACCATCACCGAATAGATCACGAACTGCACCAGCTCGCCCACGCTCATCTCGCCCGCCCGGACGTCATGGGCCCCGACCCAGAGCACGCCGACGATGCCCGCGAAGACGAGGAAGATCACGATCACCGTCATCACCGCCCGGGTGCCGATCCGCTGGCGGGCCGCGATGAAGCTCTGCTCGGTCACGCCCCGGAACTGCGCCCGCGCCCGTGCCTCGTTGGTGAAGGCCTGCACCGTCTGCACCGACAAGAGCGCCTCGGAGGCATTGCCCGACGAGGCCGCGATCCAGTCCTGGTTCTCGCGGCTGAGCCGTCTCAGCCGGCGCCCCAGAAGCACGATCGGCACGATCACCGCGGGCACCAGCAGCAGCACCAGCCCCGACAGCTTGGTCGCGGTCGCCAGCATCAGCACCAGCGCGCCGAAGAAGACGAGGATGTTGCGCAGCGCGAAGGAGGCCGAGGAGGACAGCACCGACAGGATCAGCGTTGTGTCGGTGGTGATCCGGCTCAGCACCTCGCCGGTCATGGTCTTTTCGTAGAAGGCCGGGCTCATGCCGATCATGCGGTCGAAGACGGCGCTGCGGATATCGGCCACGACCCGCTCGCCCAGCCGGGTGACAAGGTAGTAGCGCAGCGCGGTGCCGACGGCCAGCAGCACCACGATCGCGAGCGCCAGCCC is part of the Rhodovulum sp. MB263 genome and encodes:
- a CDS encoding ABC transporter transmembrane domain-containing protein; the protein is MPPAPQPQDDRARSKRIGALAALWPFVAPYRRMLAAALAALVLTAIVYLAMPVAVRQVVDAFDTDTAALLDRYFGLALAIVVLLAVGTALRYYLVTRLGERVVADIRSAVFDRMIGMSPAFYEKTMTGEVLSRITTDTTLILSVLSSSASFALRNILVFFGALVLMLATATKLSGLVLLLVPAVIVPIVLLGRRLRRLSRENQDWIAASSGNASEALLSVQTVQAFTNEARARAQFRGVTEQSFIAARQRIGTRAVMTVIVIFLVFAGIVGVLWVGAHDVRAGEMSVGELVQFVIYSVMVAGAVAAMTEIWGELQRAAGATERLVELLTAQDSVTDPEAPAPLPEPAQGEIRFENVRFSYPTRPDSPALNGIDLTVRPGETVALVGPSGAGKTTVMQMILRFYDPQQGRVLFDGADLRSLGREAFRSRLALVPQDPAIFAASARENIRFGRPGASDAEVEAAARAAAAHDFLSALPQGYDTEVGERGLMLSGGQKQRIAIARAILRDAPVLLLDEATSALDAESERAVQEAVDRMAATRTTIIIAHRLATVKKADRIVVLDRGRIVAEGTHDALVAEGGLYARLARLQFTAGVETAA